In Archangium violaceum, the following are encoded in one genomic region:
- a CDS encoding M16 family metallopeptidase: MLRQKLLVTGLVLLAGSAACAQGRAARTETSATATSTQKPGANVRTKTLKNGLKIIVWSDPDNPSISLYDWFRVGSRNERPGITGLSHFFEHMMFNGAKKYGPGEFDRVMEAHGGSNNAYTSEDVTVYQDWFPRSALELIFDLEADRLQHLSFDPKVVESERGVVYSERRSSVDNNNAGLLMEQVQSTAYVAHPYQIPTIGWPSDIESWKQEDLERYFRTYYAPNNATLIAVGAVTPEEIFALAEKYLEPIPSQPAPEPVRTQEPPQLGERRVVVRKLAQAPLLQMAFHAFKASDPEAPALELLVRILTDGDSSRLHRRLVEEEQVAIHVEGYRAAGFDPGLTWLLVDLPPGGDLGKVEALLDEELGKLVSAGVTDAELRKAKNGVVADFWRNLETNSGRAQALGTYEVFHGDWQKLFSAPEQYEAVTREQVRKVAGKVFAKNNRTVGVLVPEAPVEAKKEAAR; the protein is encoded by the coding sequence ATGCTCAGACAGAAGTTGCTCGTCACGGGGTTGGTGCTGCTGGCCGGTTCGGCCGCGTGCGCCCAGGGTCGCGCCGCGCGGACCGAGACGTCGGCCACCGCCACGTCCACCCAGAAGCCCGGCGCCAACGTGCGCACGAAGACGCTGAAGAACGGGTTGAAGATCATCGTCTGGTCGGACCCGGACAACCCCAGCATCTCGCTCTACGACTGGTTCCGCGTGGGCAGCCGCAACGAGCGCCCCGGCATCACCGGCCTGTCCCACTTCTTCGAGCACATGATGTTCAACGGCGCGAAGAAGTACGGCCCCGGTGAGTTCGACCGCGTCATGGAGGCGCACGGCGGCAGCAACAACGCCTACACCTCCGAGGACGTCACCGTGTACCAGGACTGGTTCCCGCGCTCGGCGCTGGAGCTCATCTTCGACCTGGAGGCGGACCGGTTGCAGCACCTGTCGTTCGACCCCAAGGTGGTGGAGAGCGAGCGCGGCGTCGTCTACTCGGAGCGGCGCTCCAGCGTGGACAACAACAACGCCGGCCTGCTCATGGAGCAGGTGCAGTCCACCGCCTACGTGGCCCACCCGTACCAGATTCCGACCATCGGCTGGCCCTCGGACATCGAGAGCTGGAAGCAGGAGGACCTGGAGCGCTACTTCCGCACCTACTACGCGCCCAACAACGCCACGCTCATCGCGGTGGGGGCCGTGACGCCCGAGGAGATCTTCGCGCTGGCGGAGAAGTACCTGGAGCCCATCCCGTCCCAGCCCGCGCCCGAGCCGGTGCGCACCCAGGAGCCGCCGCAGCTGGGCGAGCGCCGGGTGGTGGTGCGCAAGCTGGCGCAGGCCCCGCTGCTGCAGATGGCCTTCCACGCCTTCAAGGCCAGCGACCCCGAGGCGCCCGCGCTGGAGTTGCTGGTGCGCATCCTCACGGACGGGGACTCCTCGCGGCTGCACCGGCGCCTGGTGGAGGAGGAGCAGGTGGCCATCCACGTGGAGGGCTACCGCGCGGCCGGCTTCGACCCGGGGCTCACATGGCTGCTGGTGGACCTGCCGCCGGGAGGCGACCTCGGCAAGGTGGAGGCGCTGCTCGACGAGGAGCTGGGCAAGCTGGTGTCCGCGGGCGTCACCGACGCGGAGCTGCGCAAGGCGAAGAACGGCGTCGTGGCGGACTTCTGGCGCAACCTGGAGACCAACAGCGGCCGGGCGCAGGCGCTCGGCACCTACGAGGTGTTCCACGGGGATTGGCAGAAGCTCTTCAGCGCGCCCGAGCAGTACGAGGCGGTGACGCGCGAGCAGGTACGGAAGGTGGCCGGGAAGGTGTTCGCGAAGAACAACCGCACGGTGGGCGTGCTGGTGCCCGAGGCCCCCGTCGAGGCGAAGAAGGAGGCGGCGCGATGA
- a CDS encoding DUF1615 family protein — protein MPPDEKDREGWAEDVMAALEAHRLYPSAEAVCSVLAVIEQESGFESNPPVAGLARIVQQRLDAYADKLGPLGPPAVKALLEGKAPGQTQTFEQRLKLVRTERDLDRIFRELLEFYETEYPKSYAAAQLASSLFKSTRLEDLNPITTAGSMQVSVKFSADLAGGDEQAMQRVREELYTRGGGVYYGTARLLGYEAHYDDPIYRFADYNAGFYASRNAALQAQVSRLTGINLVTDGDLLAYDKQGEPLDQDSNSLKALLAFRQRYASDDLSERRVRKDALQEKELAFEETDTWNAIKRAYQEVTGETPVYAQLPTVVIRSPKMSSERSTAWFAQSVNRRYQKCMARYAALPK, from the coding sequence ATGCCCCCGGACGAGAAGGACCGGGAGGGCTGGGCGGAGGACGTGATGGCCGCGCTGGAGGCGCATCGGCTGTACCCCTCGGCGGAGGCGGTGTGCTCGGTGCTGGCCGTCATCGAGCAGGAGTCCGGCTTCGAGTCCAACCCGCCGGTGGCGGGACTGGCGCGCATCGTCCAGCAGCGGCTGGACGCCTACGCGGACAAGCTGGGCCCGCTGGGGCCGCCCGCGGTGAAGGCGCTGCTCGAGGGCAAGGCCCCGGGCCAGACGCAGACCTTCGAGCAGCGTCTCAAGCTGGTGCGGACGGAGCGGGACCTGGACCGCATCTTCCGCGAGCTGCTGGAGTTCTACGAGACGGAGTACCCGAAGTCCTACGCCGCGGCGCAGCTGGCGAGCTCGCTCTTCAAGTCCACGCGGCTGGAGGACCTCAACCCCATCACCACCGCCGGCTCCATGCAGGTGAGCGTGAAGTTCTCGGCGGACCTGGCCGGCGGGGACGAGCAGGCGATGCAGCGGGTGCGCGAGGAGCTCTACACGCGCGGCGGCGGGGTGTACTACGGCACGGCGCGGCTGCTCGGCTACGAGGCCCACTACGACGACCCCATCTACCGCTTCGCGGACTACAACGCGGGCTTCTACGCCTCGCGCAACGCGGCGCTGCAGGCGCAGGTGAGCCGCCTCACCGGCATCAACCTGGTCACGGATGGAGACCTGCTCGCCTACGACAAGCAGGGCGAGCCCCTGGACCAGGACAGCAACTCGCTCAAGGCGCTGCTCGCCTTCCGGCAGCGGTACGCCTCGGACGACCTGAGCGAGCGGCGGGTGCGCAAGGACGCGCTGCAGGAGAAGGAGCTCGCCTTCGAGGAGACGGACACCTGGAACGCCATCAAGCGCGCGTACCAGGAGGTGACGGGCGAGACACCCGTCTACGCGCAGCTGCCCACGGTGGTCATCCGCAGCCCGAAGATGAGCTCGGAGCGCTCCACGGCGTGGTTCGCGCAGTCGGTGAACAGGCGCTACCAGAAGTGCATGGCCCGCTACGCCGCCCTGCCGAAGTAG
- a CDS encoding M4 family metallopeptidase — MAHRLWRTFCAAWLGASLAACGSTTDVNEEAVRAGAKDVDIQAALARFKDARVVATSDSGVPYVVSGNLGAVKGVADKVGALRANDSLRAALEDIAPVFRVSGEDLVFKRASVDERGHQHLRFQQTLNGLRVVGGELILHADGAGNIYSANGSLRAGERGAAQASVAPEAALRAAVDGSTARGASGSEAKLVYVSTEGSQEPRLAYEVRVQGERDGMPADDLVYVDARRGGILLVNPLIHSALNRKVYSANNGTSTPGTLKRSEGQAAIGDNHVDTNYDKLGDTYNCYKTLFGRDSYNNAGATLISTVHYSSNYVNAYWDGTQMVYGDGNGTDSIALGLDLDVTVHELTHAVTDSESDLVYSGESGGLNESMSDIFAGVCESWSRNWAVDADVFKIGEDIWTPATAGDALRYMDDPAKDGVSLDSYADYAGQDVHYSSGISNLVFSLLSKGGTHPRGKTTNTVPAIGPEKAGRIFYKANTDLFTSSTTFEQAKTYTVQAAEALYGAGSAEAAAVTEAWKAVGVPPPPPVLTPLSNGVAVSISGSSGSKKYYTLEVPAGQSSLVFDISGGTGDADLYVKYGALPTASSYDCRPYASGNAESCPFTNPAAGTWYVMVNAFSAYSGTSLKGTYSTGTGGTGTPVTTTVSGSVASGANVNYGAYSVVAGTKFKVVMTGSGDPDLYVRFGAAPTTTTYNCRPYASGASETCDLTVPAGQSSAYVMVRGYTAATYSLTISYTKP; from the coding sequence TTGGCTCATCGACTGTGGAGAACCTTCTGCGCGGCGTGGCTCGGTGCCAGTCTCGCGGCTTGCGGCTCGACGACGGACGTCAACGAGGAGGCCGTCCGGGCGGGTGCGAAGGACGTGGACATCCAGGCGGCCCTGGCGCGCTTCAAGGACGCTCGGGTGGTGGCCACCAGCGACTCGGGCGTGCCCTACGTGGTGAGCGGCAACCTGGGCGCGGTGAAGGGCGTGGCGGACAAGGTGGGCGCGCTCCGGGCGAACGACTCGCTGCGCGCGGCGCTGGAGGACATCGCGCCGGTGTTCCGCGTGAGTGGTGAGGACCTGGTGTTCAAGCGGGCCTCGGTGGACGAGCGCGGCCACCAGCACCTGCGCTTCCAGCAGACGCTCAACGGGCTGCGCGTGGTGGGCGGCGAGCTCATCCTGCACGCGGACGGGGCGGGTAACATCTACTCGGCCAACGGTTCGCTCCGGGCCGGTGAGCGCGGGGCGGCCCAGGCCAGCGTGGCGCCCGAGGCCGCGCTGCGAGCGGCCGTGGACGGCTCCACCGCGCGAGGGGCCTCCGGGAGCGAGGCGAAGCTGGTCTACGTGAGCACCGAGGGCAGCCAGGAGCCCCGGCTGGCCTACGAGGTGCGCGTGCAGGGCGAGCGCGACGGCATGCCCGCCGACGACCTCGTCTACGTGGACGCGCGGCGCGGTGGCATCCTGCTGGTGAACCCGCTCATCCACTCGGCCCTCAACCGCAAGGTGTACTCGGCCAACAACGGCACCAGCACGCCGGGCACCCTCAAGCGCAGTGAGGGTCAGGCGGCCATCGGCGACAACCACGTCGACACCAACTACGACAAGCTGGGCGACACCTACAACTGCTACAAGACGCTGTTCGGCCGCGACTCGTACAACAACGCGGGCGCCACGCTCATCAGCACCGTCCACTACAGCTCCAACTACGTCAACGCCTACTGGGACGGCACCCAGATGGTGTACGGCGATGGCAACGGCACGGACTCCATCGCGCTGGGCCTGGACCTGGACGTGACCGTCCACGAGCTGACCCACGCGGTGACCGACAGTGAGTCGGACCTCGTGTACTCGGGTGAGTCCGGTGGCCTCAACGAGTCCATGTCCGACATCTTCGCCGGTGTGTGCGAGAGCTGGTCGCGCAACTGGGCCGTGGACGCGGACGTCTTCAAGATTGGCGAGGACATCTGGACGCCGGCCACCGCGGGTGACGCGCTCCGCTACATGGACGACCCGGCCAAGGACGGCGTGTCGCTCGACTCGTACGCGGACTACGCCGGCCAGGACGTGCACTACAGCTCGGGCATCAGCAACCTGGTGTTCTCGCTGCTGTCCAAGGGTGGCACGCACCCGCGCGGCAAGACGACCAACACGGTGCCGGCCATCGGCCCGGAGAAGGCCGGCCGCATCTTCTACAAGGCCAACACGGACCTGTTCACCTCCAGCACCACCTTCGAGCAGGCCAAGACGTACACGGTGCAGGCCGCCGAGGCGCTCTACGGCGCGGGCTCGGCCGAGGCCGCCGCGGTGACCGAGGCCTGGAAGGCCGTGGGCGTGCCGCCTCCGCCGCCGGTGCTCACGCCGCTGAGCAACGGCGTGGCGGTGAGCATCTCCGGCAGCTCGGGCAGCAAGAAGTACTACACGCTGGAGGTTCCCGCCGGCCAGAGCAGCCTGGTGTTCGACATCAGCGGCGGCACGGGTGACGCGGACCTGTACGTGAAGTACGGCGCCTTGCCGACCGCCAGCAGCTATGACTGCCGTCCGTACGCGAGCGGCAACGCGGAGAGCTGCCCCTTCACCAACCCGGCCGCGGGCACCTGGTACGTGATGGTGAATGCCTTCTCGGCGTACTCGGGCACCTCGCTCAAGGGCACGTACAGCACGGGCACGGGTGGCACGGGCACGCCGGTGACCACGACGGTCAGCGGCAGCGTGGCCTCGGGCGCGAACGTCAACTACGGCGCCTACAGCGTGGTGGCTGGCACCAAGTTCAAGGTGGTGATGACGGGCTCGGGCGACCCCGACCTGTACGTCCGCTTCGGCGCGGCGCCCACCACCACCACGTACAACTGCCGTCCGTACGCCTCGGGCGCCTCCGAGACGTGCGACCTGACGGTGCCCGCGGGCCAGAGCAGCGCCTACGTGATGGTGCGCGGCTACACCGCGGCCACCTACAGCCTGACCATCAGCTACACCAAGCCGTAG
- a CDS encoding M16 family metallopeptidase, with translation MKVFMGKVALAALLVASTAGAQDAKAQRPAAQQAQVQDAVKLPKATVLELKNGAKLLLVEKREVPLVSFSAKVRGGALGDPEGKEGLAALTAELLQKGAGARDARQFAEAVDSVGGFIAVAPGREALDVYGQFMSRDTTLMVELLSDLLMRPRFDPAELEKTRERMVSELAAAKDGDLRGIIGTYFHAFHFGTHPYGRPVIGSEASLATLQREDVLAYAKAHLGGDRLILSVVGDIDAKKLAKQLEAALGGWARASTPAPVAPPTQATKGRRVLLVDKPDATQTYFWAGNTGISRTDPARVDVALANTVLGGRFTSLLNTALRIKSGLSYGAASVVVRDTQPGAFAVSSYTKTESTEKALDLALDVLARYRQQGVDDTLLASAKEYVLGQFPPTLETGRQIAGKLSELSFYGLDASDVDDFAARVASADKARLQASIQRVLPSGDDLTVVLIGKAADIRDVARKYGTVTEMSITDPHFAPRASVKK, from the coding sequence ATGAAGGTGTTCATGGGGAAGGTGGCGCTCGCGGCGCTGCTGGTGGCCTCCACGGCGGGGGCCCAGGACGCGAAGGCGCAGCGCCCTGCGGCGCAGCAGGCCCAGGTTCAGGACGCGGTGAAGCTGCCCAAGGCCACCGTGCTGGAGCTGAAGAACGGCGCGAAGCTGCTCCTGGTGGAGAAGCGCGAGGTACCGCTGGTGTCCTTCAGCGCCAAGGTGCGCGGCGGGGCGCTCGGAGACCCGGAGGGCAAGGAGGGCCTGGCCGCGCTCACCGCCGAGCTGCTCCAGAAGGGCGCTGGCGCGCGCGATGCCCGGCAGTTCGCCGAGGCGGTGGACAGCGTGGGCGGCTTCATCGCGGTGGCTCCCGGCCGCGAGGCGCTCGACGTGTACGGGCAGTTCATGTCGCGCGACACCACGCTCATGGTGGAGCTGCTCTCGGATCTGTTGATGCGGCCCCGCTTCGACCCGGCCGAGCTGGAGAAGACGCGCGAGCGCATGGTGTCGGAGCTCGCCGCCGCGAAGGATGGCGACCTGCGCGGCATCATCGGCACCTACTTCCATGCCTTCCACTTCGGGACGCACCCGTACGGCCGTCCGGTGATCGGCAGCGAGGCGTCGCTGGCCACGCTCCAGCGCGAGGACGTGCTGGCGTACGCCAAGGCGCACCTGGGCGGTGACCGGCTCATCCTCTCGGTGGTGGGCGACATCGACGCGAAGAAGCTCGCGAAGCAGCTGGAGGCTGCGCTCGGGGGCTGGGCTCGTGCGTCCACGCCGGCCCCGGTGGCTCCGCCCACCCAGGCGACGAAGGGCCGGCGCGTGCTGCTGGTGGACAAGCCCGACGCCACGCAGACGTACTTCTGGGCCGGCAACACCGGCATCTCCCGCACGGATCCCGCTCGCGTGGACGTGGCCCTGGCCAACACGGTGCTCGGCGGCCGCTTCACCTCGCTGCTCAACACGGCGCTGCGCATCAAGTCCGGCCTCTCCTACGGCGCCGCCTCGGTGGTGGTGCGCGACACGCAGCCGGGTGCGTTCGCCGTCTCCTCGTACACGAAGACGGAGTCCACCGAGAAGGCGCTGGACCTGGCGCTGGACGTGCTCGCGCGCTATCGCCAGCAGGGCGTGGACGACACCCTGCTCGCCTCCGCCAAGGAGTACGTGCTGGGCCAGTTCCCGCCCACCCTGGAGACGGGCCGGCAGATCGCCGGCAAGTTGTCCGAGCTCTCCTTCTACGGGCTCGACGCGAGCGACGTGGACGACTTCGCCGCCCGGGTGGCCAGTGCCGACAAGGCCCGCCTCCAGGCCTCCATCCAGCGCGTGCTGCCCTCCGGGGATGACCTCACCGTGGTGCTCATCGGCAAGGCCGCGGACATCCGTGACGTGGCTCGCAAGTACGGCACCGTCACCGAGATGAGCATCACCGACCCGCACTTCGCTCCCCGGGCCTCTGTGAAGAAGTAG